Proteins encoded within one genomic window of Candidatus Thermoplasmatota archaeon:
- a CDS encoding S8/S53 family peptidase has protein sequence MLEAGAKVTIAIAVAVALSGCLQPSSITDANQEDLQPTGDNAGVGRPHVVVAIFDTGINPYHPAFRAVGLPEPALIIPDLPTYETVDLSFETAYDDALQKDRSSSLEPGKLYWFRDTRILGYSHYQSSSYRYAVLDEEGHGTAAASMVLKTNPDAIILAVETFPRGREILPWAANQSWIDVFSISSGPVANIPAEFISPPPREQDGLRTAVENGKLVVGAAGNEPVPPWMAPDPGAPWSIGVGGAWSNTRGETAVASKTPDFVSEFVVKVASKETTADEWYWSTGTSYGAPFVAGVVSRAIYEVRETWGHGKSIIDGAYAVHPDGHRLTNTDVRLALNRTAAYWSPTDYSAPSDPTSCLVCTVGGATVPITPEIPGTPVGPWLQMGWGFVNESTVPALVSVLLGEIPLPEKPEGAKHFMDQIFKLREIYWGLPRPR, from the coding sequence ATGCTTGAGGCGGGCGCCAAAGTCACGATTGCCATTGCTGTCGCGGTGGCACTTTCGGGGTGCTTACAGCCGTCATCAATTACAGATGCGAATCAAGAGGATTTGCAACCGACCGGCGATAATGCAGGTGTTGGCCGACCTCACGTTGTTGTAGCTATTTTTGATACGGGAATCAATCCTTATCACCCAGCGTTTCGTGCGGTCGGGCTCCCGGAACCGGCGCTCATCATTCCTGATCTTCCGACGTACGAAACAGTAGACCTTTCCTTCGAGACTGCCTACGACGACGCACTTCAGAAAGATCGCTCTAGCAGCTTGGAACCGGGAAAACTCTACTGGTTTAGGGACACCAGAATCCTCGGCTATTCACACTATCAGTCGTCCAGTTACCGCTATGCGGTTCTCGACGAAGAAGGACATGGCACAGCCGCGGCCTCGATGGTATTGAAAACAAATCCTGACGCGATTATTCTTGCGGTGGAAACTTTCCCTCGGGGACGGGAGATACTTCCGTGGGCGGCCAACCAATCATGGATCGACGTATTCTCAATCAGTTCGGGCCCTGTCGCAAACATACCCGCTGAATTTATTAGTCCACCCCCGCGAGAGCAGGATGGTTTGCGAACGGCCGTGGAGAATGGAAAACTCGTTGTGGGTGCGGCGGGTAATGAGCCTGTTCCGCCTTGGATGGCACCCGATCCGGGCGCGCCTTGGTCCATCGGAGTTGGCGGTGCGTGGTCGAACACGCGTGGAGAAACTGCTGTTGCCTCAAAAACGCCGGATTTTGTGAGTGAGTTCGTTGTCAAAGTTGCTAGCAAAGAAACTACTGCGGATGAATGGTACTGGAGCACCGGGACGTCCTATGGCGCCCCGTTTGTCGCTGGAGTTGTTTCTCGGGCGATCTACGAGGTTCGAGAAACGTGGGGCCATGGAAAGAGTATTATCGACGGCGCTTACGCCGTTCATCCAGATGGACACCGCTTGACGAACACAGATGTGCGGCTGGCGCTAAACCGCACGGCCGCTTATTGGTCTCCAACGGACTATTCGGCCCCATCTGACCCGACGTCTTGTCTTGTTTGCACCGTTGGAGGTGCAACCGTCCCCATCACACCGGAGATTCCCGGCACGCCGGTTGGTCCGTGGCTGCAAATGGGTTGGGGCTTTGTGAACGAAAGTACGGTTCCGGCTCTCGTTTCTGTGCTTCTCGGTGAAATCCCCTTACCGGAGAAACCGGAAGGTGCGAAACATTTCATGGATCAAATCTTCAAGCTCCGAGAGATCTACTGGGGCTTGCCACGGCCCCGATAG
- a CDS encoding winged helix-turn-helix transcriptional regulator: MRRALVAGILALTAGLTAAVSAEGGTIKEEAGPASVKVVSDGHPVNLHYDSGGTQTDPGDDEIDVRQHVHLVQIKVKHQGLPEIGWSANLRDMWVEHPVWQFANEMFSSTYQAHAPAYARETFDVEFRDWSFKIHLNIQTPVYKDNRCEGRCELPYFGRYDGVRLPAALTLNGTDFLIWFAAEEFRRCHPDPPIIVTICPPPGFDFPEQALYDATPNVTSGYYVAEVDAKIQPGPPLNQLATHAADQLGGRIADSSEAPSNFGTTELDRGLPLSSLPPALLQAPQPLQFAASGDQRAAGIPPGSQASIPQALEAILLLLAILVVPFAILYHRLKPDRILYHPLRRRIYNAVVSSPGIHLGALAADLDVPYQTVEYHATRLEEAHILASRVFGNKRCFFLNGGRFTALEQHVNALLQRQQPRRILETLAATERLTQRDIAQNLGVHDSTIHWHLKHMRSLDLIKVLPGRPKVLSLDDTVRSVVQKSLDETRAAGRP, encoded by the coding sequence TTGAGGCGAGCCCTCGTCGCAGGGATTCTCGCCCTGACCGCGGGCTTGACCGCTGCTGTGAGTGCTGAAGGGGGCACTATCAAAGAGGAGGCCGGTCCAGCATCCGTAAAGGTCGTGTCCGACGGACATCCCGTCAATCTGCATTACGATAGCGGCGGAACTCAAACAGATCCCGGTGATGACGAAATTGACGTGCGTCAACACGTCCATCTTGTGCAGATCAAAGTCAAGCATCAAGGCCTTCCGGAAATAGGGTGGAGCGCGAACCTCCGTGATATGTGGGTCGAACATCCGGTGTGGCAGTTCGCAAATGAAATGTTTTCATCCACCTACCAAGCACACGCCCCAGCATATGCCCGAGAAACCTTCGACGTGGAATTTCGGGACTGGAGCTTCAAGATTCACTTAAACATTCAAACCCCTGTGTACAAGGACAACCGCTGTGAAGGCAGATGCGAGCTCCCCTATTTTGGGAGGTACGATGGTGTTCGTCTCCCCGCTGCGCTTACCCTCAACGGCACCGATTTCCTCATCTGGTTTGCAGCCGAGGAGTTCCGCCGCTGCCATCCTGATCCGCCCATCATCGTCACGATCTGCCCCCCGCCGGGATTCGACTTCCCCGAGCAAGCGCTTTACGATGCCACGCCTAACGTGACTTCGGGATACTACGTTGCCGAGGTCGATGCCAAAATTCAACCGGGACCACCCCTAAATCAACTGGCAACTCACGCGGCGGATCAGCTTGGCGGCCGCATCGCGGATTCCTCCGAGGCGCCTAGCAACTTTGGCACAACGGAACTCGACCGAGGCCTGCCTCTCTCATCACTCCCGCCCGCTTTGCTCCAAGCGCCTCAACCCCTGCAGTTTGCAGCCTCCGGAGATCAGAGAGCGGCCGGGATTCCTCCCGGCAGCCAGGCCTCCATCCCGCAAGCGCTTGAAGCGATTCTCCTCCTTCTCGCGATCCTCGTTGTTCCATTCGCTATTCTTTACCACCGCCTGAAACCCGACCGCATCCTCTACCACCCGCTGCGCCGTCGGATCTACAACGCGGTCGTGAGCAGCCCGGGCATCCACTTGGGAGCGCTTGCGGCCGATCTGGACGTTCCCTATCAAACCGTCGAGTACCATGCTACGCGATTGGAGGAGGCGCACATCCTCGCCTCACGCGTGTTCGGGAACAAGCGGTGCTTTTTCCTCAACGGAGGCCGATTCACGGCTTTGGAACAACATGTGAACGCCCTCCTTCAACGACAGCAACCCCGACGCATCTTGGAAACTCTCGCGGCCACCGAGCGCCTCACGCAGAGAGACATCGCGCAGAACCTCGGCGTTCACGATTCCACCATTCACTGGCACCTCAAGCACATGCGCTCCCTCGACCTCATCAAGGTCCTCCCGGGACGCCCGAAGGTCCTTTCGCTCGACGATACGGTTCGATCCGTCGTGCAGAAGTCGCTCGATGAAACGCGCGCCGCTGGCCGCCCATAG
- a CDS encoding site-specific integrase, which yields MAPEVSLSVTNETFAILERLHKAGIIDLGQTLVQTNEKLIAWTYEDLQRDMIAVQKLRPTKIDGRESTVGCRLRYLRYLEQHPAAPVQLRPPNERSWLDHVAYRLQDEGASGSALNHYRKALKSLNAYLGLHWPSLNKRFEEVGAHWSLPPDDLVPRFWGEAVHPDKPNNRYLNETLRHVFHWGFWGGTRPPSELSALNLSDVNFRERTVTVTEPKKGGRKRDLVDVEPFVVTASNGKSLWHYATYVRPNVARPDSVALFLDENGDRWHPNKLGNALSEAGKAIWPDFIPYTMRRWCATKRLIDSGFNVYHVADWLGDTVATVEKHYLAKAEAKAGMKGQFHARRRRLAHG from the coding sequence TTGGCGCCGGAAGTCAGTCTGAGCGTGACAAACGAGACGTTCGCCATCCTCGAACGTCTCCACAAGGCCGGCATCATCGACCTTGGACAAACCCTCGTCCAAACCAACGAGAAGCTGATCGCGTGGACCTACGAAGACCTGCAGCGCGACATGATCGCCGTGCAAAAATTGCGGCCGACGAAGATCGACGGCCGCGAGAGCACGGTGGGCTGCCGCCTGCGGTACTTGCGCTACCTGGAACAACACCCGGCAGCGCCCGTACAACTTCGGCCACCGAACGAGCGCTCGTGGTTGGACCACGTCGCGTATCGGTTGCAGGACGAAGGCGCGTCGGGCTCGGCGCTCAACCACTACCGGAAGGCGCTCAAGAGCCTCAACGCCTACCTTGGCCTTCATTGGCCAAGCCTCAACAAGCGGTTCGAGGAGGTAGGCGCCCATTGGAGCCTTCCGCCCGACGATCTCGTTCCCCGGTTCTGGGGCGAGGCCGTCCACCCGGACAAGCCAAACAACCGATACCTCAACGAGACCCTGCGGCACGTCTTCCATTGGGGCTTCTGGGGCGGCACGCGTCCGCCCTCGGAACTTTCGGCGCTCAACTTGAGCGACGTCAACTTCCGGGAGCGAACCGTGACCGTCACGGAGCCCAAGAAGGGGGGCCGAAAGCGGGATCTCGTGGACGTGGAACCGTTTGTCGTCACCGCGTCAAACGGCAAGAGCTTGTGGCACTACGCCACCTACGTTCGCCCCAATGTGGCAAGGCCCGACAGCGTGGCCCTGTTCCTCGACGAAAACGGCGACCGGTGGCACCCCAACAAGCTTGGAAACGCGTTGTCGGAGGCGGGCAAAGCAATTTGGCCCGACTTCATCCCCTACACGATGAGGCGGTGGTGCGCAACCAAACGCCTCATCGACAGCGGGTTCAACGTCTACCACGTCGCCGATTGGCTCGGGGACACGGTTGCGACGGTCGAGAAGCACTATCTCGCCAAGGCCGAAGCCAAGGCCGGAATGAAGGGACAGTTTCACGCCAGACGCCGGAGGCTTGCCCATGGCTAA